GTGGTGTCGCCCGGCGCGCCAACCTGCTCGAGAATGGTATAGACGATGACCGCGCCTCCCGTGAGCACGGCTGTAGCAATGATAATCAACAACGGACGTTGCACAGGCAGGCTCCCTGCTGCTGCATTGACGGCACCTGAGAGACTAATATGGTGCACACCTTACTGCAATCTTAACCGGAAAGCCCAAGTGTCTCAGATTCAATCGCTTTGTGTGTTTTGCGGATCGCAGGTCGGCGAGGGGCCGACAGCGGCGGTGCTCGCCGCGGCGCTAGGGCAGGCCTGTGCCGTGCGCGGCATCGAGCTGATACAAGGCGGTGGCGCCATCGGCCTGATGGGTGTGGTGGCGGATGCCGCCAAGGCGGCTGGCGGGCGGGTAACGGGAATAATTCCTGATTTTCTTGAGCGGCCCGAGATTGCCCATCAGGGTCTTGACGAACTCGTGATCGTCAACAGCATGCATGCGCGTAAGCAACGCATGTTCGCCTATGCCGATGCCTTTGCTGTCTTGCCGGGTGGTATCGGCACGCTCGACGAAATGGTCGAGATCGTGACCTGGAAGCAACTGCGTCAGCACGATAAGCCGGTGTTACTGGTCGATCCAGAAAACTACTGGGCGCCCTTTCAGACGCTCATCGCGCACATTGTCGCCCATGGCTTTGCCCCTGCCGATACAGCTGCGTTGTACCAGGTTGTGGACAGCGTAGATGCGCTATTCGCGGCGCTTTCTGAGACGCGCATGGCGCATCTGGTGGGCGATCCGGAGCGTTTATAGGTCTCAACTCTGGGCAAGGTCCGATGGCCTTGATATGGTCCGCGTCGCCCCCTGAAACATACTCTCCGGAGATCCCCCGTATGGCTAAGATCAAGGTCGCGAATCCGATTGTTGAGCTTGATGGCGATGAGATGACGCGCATCATCTGGCATTTCATTAAAGACAAACTGATTCTTCCTTACCTGGAC
The Alphaproteobacteria bacterium genome window above contains:
- a CDS encoding TIGR00730 family Rossman fold protein → MSQIQSLCVFCGSQVGEGPTAAVLAAALGQACAVRGIELIQGGGAIGLMGVVADAAKAAGGRVTGIIPDFLERPEIAHQGLDELVIVNSMHARKQRMFAYADAFAVLPGGIGTLDEMVEIVTWKQLRQHDKPVLLVDPENYWAPFQTLIAHIVAHGFAPADTAALYQVVDSVDALFAALSETRMAHLVGDPERL